The following are encoded in a window of Castanea sativa cultivar Marrone di Chiusa Pesio chromosome 9, ASM4071231v1 genomic DNA:
- the LOC142609617 gene encoding KH domain-containing protein At4g18375-like — translation MMDLICLIRSQVEIRKMGETGKRYHGQRDYDGDKNQKRRMNDKDEKGNDEVVVYRILCRDAVIGSVIGKSGKVINSIRQETRAKVKVVDPYPGAKDRVITIYCYINEKAEVEINDEFSNREPLCAAQDALLRVHAAIANAMASIGDSDKKRKDREECQILVPSSQSANIIGKTGATIKKLRGKTRTNIKVTAKDATDPTHSCAFDFDNFLMHLVRNVTSRFKLP, via the exons ATGATGGATTTAATTTGTCTAATAAG GAGCCAAGTTGAAATTAGAAAAATGGGTGAGACTGGGAAGCGATATCATGGGCAGAGGGACTATGATGGGGATAAGAATCAGAAGAGACGGATGAATGACAAAGATGAAAAGGGGAATGATGAAGTGGTTGTTTATAGAATACTATGTAGGGATGCTGTCATTGGTAGTGTTATTGGCAAGAGCGGGAAAGTCATAAATTCTATTAGGCAAGAGACGAGGGCAAAAGTTAAGGTTGTGGATCCATATCCAGGTGCTAAGGACCGTGTCATAACAATCTACTGCTATATTAATGAAAAGGCGGAGGTTGAAATTAATGATGAGTTCAGTAACAGGGAACCTTTATGTGCTGCTCAGGATGCTCTTCTCAGAGTTCATGCTGCCATTGCAAATGCTATGGCTTCCATTGGAGATTCTGACAAGAAGCGGAAGGATAGGGAGGAATGTCAAATTCTTGTTCCATCTAGCCAATCTGCAAATATCATTGGTAAGACTGgtgcaacaataaaaaaactgaGAGGTAAGACGAGGACAAACATTAAGGTCACAGCCAAGGATGCCACTGACCCAACTCATTCCTGTGCTTTCGACTTCGACAATTTTCTCATG CATCTCGTGAGAAATGTTACAAGCAGATTCAAGCTGCCATAG
- the LOC142609013 gene encoding uncharacterized protein LOC142609013 has protein sequence MVMHLVWSEREEFLPLLNWCGDSSYGVEMFFFESQSVDAITNVKQQCSDFVMTRNIQCREMTEDVQRQMAGLNFQDNKNASAYNNYPSVGHKNQRSNSQQQADPRPQAPSYQPPEQPTMPGYGPPQADYSSPQVPSPYHVPPASVPYPHPQAQQQQSHASHEYGQPAYPGWRDPYYNAHAQQSGSHPRPPYTIPAPYPPPYQSGYYKQQ, from the exons ATGGTAATGCATTTGGTGTGGAGTGAGAGGGAGGAATTCCTTCCACTTTTAAATTGGTGTGGAGATTCCAGTTATGGAGTTGAAATGTTCTTTTTTGAGAGTCAGAGTGTT GATGCAATCACAAATGTAAAGCAGCAATGCAGCGATTTTGTCATGACTAGAAACATCCAGTGCCGGGAAATGACTGAAGATGTGCAAAGACAAATGGCGGGCCTCAATTTCCAGGATAATAAAAACGCAAGTGCTTACAACAACTACCCTTCAGTAGGACATAAGAATCAAAGATCCAATTCACAACAGCAAGCAGATCCTCGGCCACAAGCACCTTCCTATCAGCCACCAGAGCAGCCTACAATGCCTGGGTATGGTCCCCCACAAGCTGATTATAGCTCGCCACAGGTGCCTTCTCCTTACCATGTTCCACCTGCTTCTGTTCCATATCCACATCCTCAGGCCCAACAGCAGCAGTCACATGCAAGCCATGAGTATGGCCAACCTGCTTATCCGGGGTGGCGAGATCCATACTACAATGCCCATGCACAACAATCTGGATCTCATCCTCGGCCTCCTTACACCATCCCAGCTCCATACCCTCCTCCTTACCAAAGTGGCTACTATAAGCAACAATAA